CGTGCATGTCATACAGGCCCCATGCGTTGGACTTTTTTTGAGCGACCTTATGAGTGGTATCTTTTGAATTGCCGCAGTACCACCCCATGGCATCCAGATTGGCGTCATATTCGCACCCCGTTTTCGAAATGTCGCCATTGGCAAAGGCTGTCGCGCTCCCGGCCCGGGCCGCGTATTCCCACTCGGCTTCGGTGGGCAGCCGGTAAACATCGCTCCCATCCTGTTGGTTCAGTTTTTGGATAAACGCTTGGGCATCGTTCCAGGACACACTCTCCACCGGGCAGCTTTCTCCGCAGTTTTTAAAGTTTGATGGGTTGTTGCCCATGACTGCTTGCCACTGCCCCTGGGTTACTTCCGTGGTCTGCAAATAAAACCCTTTGGTCAAGGTCACCTGATGCTGCTTTTCATCATCATCACGCCCGGATTCATTGGCAGGGCTTCCCATCGTAAATGACCCCGGCCGGATGTAAACAAACTCCATGCCGAGACTGTTTTGGATTTTTTTGCCGGCGCCGGGGGCAACATCCGACCGTTTGCCCATGGCCAGTATTTTCTGTTTTTCAGCCTCGATCTGCCGGCGTTCATCCTCAATCCTTTTGCGTTCCGCAATCTCAGCTTTCATCTTTTCAAGCTCTTGGCGCTCTTCTTCAAGACGCTTGCGTTCGGCCGACAAACCGGCATCTACAGCCACTGCCGGCGCTGCAGCACCGATTCCGGCAACCGCAAAGACAAAGTCGCCCTTGTCCAGTTTCGGGTTGTTGATCTTGCCGTACTGCGGATGCTGGGTCTTGCGGGAGTAATTAATCACTTTTTCCTGGAGGTATGCGCCGAGTTCTTCGCCGGTGATATACGTGTCTCGGTTCAAATCCGCAAAACCGTCCTTTATCCCTTGAATAAACACATCCTTAAAAACCGACCGATCGGGTACCTGTTCGGTTTCCGTGCCGGCGGTAATGAATTGCCTGACCGGAAAGGATACTTTCTCCTCGATATAGGCCGAAGGCTTGGCCCGGACCATTTGAAAGATGGCCCCGGAAAAGCAGGAGTCAAACAGCATCAGCACATGCTTTGACAAAATCTGTTTGGATACGGTCTCAACCTGGCGCATGCTCACGGCCCGTTCCATAAAGCCCAGCAAATCCTTTTCCGGGTCCGGCGCATCCACCGGCACCAGATATCCCAGCTTGGTCCCGTCGGCCTCTTCGATGGTCTGGCCGTGCCCGGAAAACCACACCAGAATGGCCTTTTCCTTATCCCGGCCGGGACCGGTAACCAGCCTGTTTAATTCCCTTTTCAAGGAATTTCCGTCAGGATCTTCCAGCAAATCCACATTCCACCCGGACCGCTTAAGCAGATCCACCACTGCCTTGGCATCCTTTACCGGATTGGGAAGCCGCGGCCAGCCGGCGCGGTAGTCACCGCATCCTATCACCAATGCATGGTAGCCGGAATAAAGCTGTATTTCCCTAGCAGCGCCGGAGGACGTTTTGGTTGTGACGCTGATTCCCCTGGAAGCGGCATTTACAGGCATGGACACGAGCAGCAAGCCCAGGATGAACACGGACATAAAAATTAACAGGACTTTCAATCGGCAGGCGTCCATTACAAATCCTTTCTGTCATGGATGCTGAATGATACGTGGAAATATTAAAATTGTTTTTGAATTTAACGACTTATAAATTAATGGGGATTGATTGTCAAATAAAATGAATGGGCG
This genomic stretch from Desulfobacterales bacterium harbors:
- a CDS encoding SUMF1/EgtB/PvdO family nonheme iron enzyme, which encodes MDACRLKVLLIFMSVFILGLLLVSMPVNAASRGISVTTKTSSGAAREIQLYSGYHALVIGCGDYRAGWPRLPNPVKDAKAVVDLLKRSGWNVDLLEDPDGNSLKRELNRLVTGPGRDKEKAILVWFSGHGQTIEEADGTKLGYLVPVDAPDPEKDLLGFMERAVSMRQVETVSKQILSKHVLMLFDSCFSGAIFQMVRAKPSAYIEEKVSFPVRQFITAGTETEQVPDRSVFKDVFIQGIKDGFADLNRDTYITGEELGAYLQEKVINYSRKTQHPQYGKINNPKLDKGDFVFAVAGIGAAAPAVAVDAGLSAERKRLEEERQELEKMKAEIAERKRIEDERRQIEAEKQKILAMGKRSDVAPGAGKKIQNSLGMEFVYIRPGSFTMGSPANESGRDDDEKQHQVTLTKGFYLQTTEVTQGQWQAVMGNNPSNFKNCGESCPVESVSWNDAQAFIQKLNQQDGSDVYRLPTEAEWEYAARAGSATAFANGDISKTGCEYDANLDAMGWYCGNSKDTTHKVAQKKSNAWGLYDMHGNVWEWCQDWYGDYSSGSVTDHSGQSSGSSRVLRGGSWDDGAWILPLRHSLLAQSR